The Cinclus cinclus chromosome 28, bCinCin1.1, whole genome shotgun sequence genome window below encodes:
- the LOC134054440 gene encoding transducin-like enhancer protein 1 isoform X1, translating to MFPQNRPPAHLQAPSAASGATVAASAIPSTPQSLKLTYPETLDRIKEEFQFLQNQYHSLKLECEKLATEKTEIQRHYVMYYEMSYGLNIEMHKQTEIAKRLNVICAQLIPFLSQEHQQQVVQAVERAKQVTMTDLNAAIGHQLQTQHLSHHAPPIPLTPHPSGMQPTGLAGISSASGLLALSGALGAQAQLLAKDDRGVHDTEPRATDRDPGPSSLALSNGERARAIAEYLSSSKKRKVEEKDFVTDYGSDADKSEDNLVVDEDPSSPHSVHSYSSRENGVEKVPLGRKETMPLSPTSMASSSSTSPSRSKDAPTVEKAGTPSLKSSTPTSQGDTLPGSSSAQQFRPAAAKVPVDPLALGLRNPLGVQSPYSAAFGLAHPAVNGDVAGTGAYASLHLMSPQLNGAAAAVGASGYGRSPLVGYDPHPHMRVPGLVTGMQVGTSGKPAYSFHVSADGQMQPVPFPPDALIGSGIPRHARQLHTLTHGEVVCAVTISNSTRHVYTGGKGCVKVWDVGQPGTKTAVAQLDCLNRDNYIRSCKLLPDGRSLIVGGEASTLSIWDLAAPTPRIKAELTSSAPACYALAISPDAKVCFSCCSDGNIVVWDLQNQTLVRQFQGHTDGASCIDISNDGTKLWTGGLDNTVRCWDLREGRQLQQHDFSSQIFSLGYCPMGEWLAVGMESSNVEILHVTKPDKYQLHLHESCVLSLKFASCGKWFVSTGKDNLLNAWRTPYGASIFQSKETSSVLSCDISTDDQFIVTGSGDKKATVYEIIY from the exons GCCCATCTCCAGGCaccctctgctgcctcaggagccaCTGTTGCTGCCAGTGccatccccagcaccccccagTCCCTCAAGCTGACTTACCCAGAGACCTTGGATCGCATCAAGGAGGAATTCCAGTTCCTGCAGAACCAATACCACag cttGAAGTTAGAATGTGAAAAGCTGGcaacagaaaaaacagaaatccagCGTCATTATGTCATG TACTACGAGATGTCCTATGGCCTGAATATCGAGATGCATAAACAG ACGGAGATCGCCAAGCGGCTCAACGTGATCTGCGCCCAGCTCATCCCGTTCCTGTCTCAGGAG caccagcagcaggtgGTCCAGGCCGTGGAGCGAGCGAAGCAGGTGACTATGACCGACCTGAACGCGGCCATCGGG caccagctccagacCCAGCACCTCTCGCACCATGCTCCCCCCATCCCGCTGACCCCCCACCCCTCTGGAATGCAGCCCACTGGCCTCGCTGGAATCAGCAGTGCCTCAGGGCTGCTGGCACTCTCAGGGGCACTGGGGGCCCAGGCCCAGCTCCTTGCCAAGGATGACCGAGGAGTCCATGACACGGAGCCTAGGG CAACAGACCGAGACCCTGGCCCC AGTTCCCTGGCACTGTCAAATGGGGAGCGTGCACGAGCCATCGCTGAGtacctgagcagcagcaagaagaGGAAGGTGGAAGAGAAGGACTTTGTTACAGACTAT GGCAGTGATGCAGACAAAAGTGAAGACAACTTGGTGGTGGATGAG GacccctcttcccctcacagCGTCCACTCCTACTCGTCCCGGGAGAACGGGGTGGAGAAGGTCCcgctgggaaggaaggagaccATGCCCCTCAGTCCGACCTCCATggcctcctccagcagcacgtCCCCATCTCGGAGCAAGGATGCGCCCACG GTGGAGAAGGCAGGGACGCCCAGCCTGAAGTCCAGCACCCCCACCTCCCAGGGTGACACCCTCCCAggctccagcagtgcccagcagttTCGCCCCGCTGCTGCCAAGGTCCCCGTGGACCCCCTGG CCCTGGGCCTGAGGAATCCGCTGGGAGTACAGAGCCCCTACTCGGCCGCCTTTGGCTTGGCCCACCCTGCGGTCAACGGGGACGTGGCCGGGACTGGTGCCTATGCCAGCCTCCACCTCATGTCCCCGCAGCTCAACGGGGCTGCGGCCGCCGTGGGAGCCAGCGGTTACGGGCGCTCACCCCTG GTGGGCTACGACCCGCACCCCCACATGCGCGTCCCAGGGCTGGTGACCGGCATGCAAGTGGGAACCTCGGGGAAGCC cGCCTACTCCTTCCACGTCAGCGCCGACGGGCAGATGCAGCCGGTGCCTTTCCCCCCCGACGCCCTCATCGGCTCCGGCATCCCCCGGCACGCGCGGCAGCTGCACACCCTGACCCACGGCGAGGTGGTCTGTGCTGTCACCATCAGCAACTCCACACGACATGTCTACACCGGGGGCAAGGGCTGTGTCAAGGTGTGGGACGTGGGGCAGCCGGGCACCAAGACGGCCGTGGCTCAGCTGGACTGcctg AACCGTGACAACTACATCCGTTCCTGCAAGCTGCTCCCCGACGGCCGCAGCCTGATCGTGGGGGGGGAGGCCAGCACCCTGTCCATCTGGGACCTGGCGGCCCCCACGCCCCGCATCAAGGCTGAGCTCACCTCCTCTGCCCCTGCCTGCTACGCCCTGGCCATCAGCCCTGATGCCAAAGTttgcttctcctgctgcagcgACGGCAACATCGTGGTGTGGGACCTTCAGAACCAGACACTGGTCAG GCAGTTTCAAGGCCACACGGATGGTGCCAGCTGCATTGACATCTCCAACGATGGCACCAAGCTGTGGACAGGAGGGCTGGACAACACCGTGCGTTGCTGGGACCTGCGGGAGGggcggcagctgcagcagcacgaCTTCAGCTCCCAG ATCTTCTCCCTGGGCTACTGCCCCATGGGAGAGTGGCTGGCGGTGGGGATGGAGAGCAGCAACGTGGAGATCCTGCACGTCACCAAACCTGACAAGTACCAGCTGCACCTCCACGAGAGCTGTGTCCTCTCTCTCAAATTCGCCTCCTGCG GGAAGTGGTTCGTGAGCACGGGGAAGGACAACCTGCTCAATGCCTGGCGAACGCCCTACGGAGCCAGCATCTTCCAG TCGAAGGAAACCTCCTCCGTCCTCAGTTGTGACATCTCCACTGACGACCAGTTCATCGTGACTGGCTCAGGGGACAAGAAAGCGACAGTTTACGAGATCATTTACTGA
- the LOC134054440 gene encoding transducin-like enhancer protein 1 isoform X3: MFPQNRPPAHLQAPSAASGATVAASAIPSTPQSLKLTYPETLDRIKEEFQFLQNQYHSLKLECEKLATEKTEIQRHYVMYYEMSYGLNIEMHKQTEIAKRLNVICAQLIPFLSQEHQQQVVQAVERAKQVTMTDLNAAIGQHQLQTQHLSHHAPPIPLTPHPSGMQPTGLAGISSASGLLALSGALGAQAQLLAKDDRGVHDTEPRATDRDPGPSSLALSNGERARAIAEYLSSSKKRKVEEKDFVTDYGSDADKSEDNLVVDEDPSSPHSVHSYSSRENGVEKVPLGRKETMPLSPTSMASSSSTSPSRSKDAPTVEKAGTPSLKSSTPTSQGDTLPGSSSAQQFRPAAAKVPVDPLALGLRNPLGVQSPYSAAFGLAHPAVNGDVAGTGAYASLHLMSPQLNGAAAAVGASGYGRSPLVGYDPHPHMRVPGLVTGMQVGTSGKPAYSFHVSADGQMQPVPFPPDALIGSGIPRHARQLHTLTHGEVVCAVTISNSTRHVYTGGKGCVKVWDVGQPGTKTAVAQLDCLNRDNYIRSCKLLPDGRSLIVGGEASTLSIWDLAAPTPRIKAELTSSAPACYALAISPDAKVCFSCCSDGNIVVWDLQNQTLVRQFQGHTDGASCIDISNDGTKLWTGGLDNTVRCWDLREGRQLQQHDFSSQIFSLGYCPMGEWLAVGMESSNVEILHVTKPDKYQLHLHESCVLSLKFASCGKWFVSTGKDNLLNAWRTPYGASIFQSKETSSVLSCDISTDDQFIVTGSGDKKATVYEIIY; this comes from the exons GCCCATCTCCAGGCaccctctgctgcctcaggagccaCTGTTGCTGCCAGTGccatccccagcaccccccagTCCCTCAAGCTGACTTACCCAGAGACCTTGGATCGCATCAAGGAGGAATTCCAGTTCCTGCAGAACCAATACCACag cttGAAGTTAGAATGTGAAAAGCTGGcaacagaaaaaacagaaatccagCGTCATTATGTCATG TACTACGAGATGTCCTATGGCCTGAATATCGAGATGCATAAACAG ACGGAGATCGCCAAGCGGCTCAACGTGATCTGCGCCCAGCTCATCCCGTTCCTGTCTCAGGAG caccagcagcaggtgGTCCAGGCCGTGGAGCGAGCGAAGCAGGTGACTATGACCGACCTGAACGCGGCCATCGGG CAG caccagctccagacCCAGCACCTCTCGCACCATGCTCCCCCCATCCCGCTGACCCCCCACCCCTCTGGAATGCAGCCCACTGGCCTCGCTGGAATCAGCAGTGCCTCAGGGCTGCTGGCACTCTCAGGGGCACTGGGGGCCCAGGCCCAGCTCCTTGCCAAGGATGACCGAGGAGTCCATGACACGGAGCCTAGGG CAACAGACCGAGACCCTGGCCCC AGTTCCCTGGCACTGTCAAATGGGGAGCGTGCACGAGCCATCGCTGAGtacctgagcagcagcaagaagaGGAAGGTGGAAGAGAAGGACTTTGTTACAGACTAT GGCAGTGATGCAGACAAAAGTGAAGACAACTTGGTGGTGGATGAG GacccctcttcccctcacagCGTCCACTCCTACTCGTCCCGGGAGAACGGGGTGGAGAAGGTCCcgctgggaaggaaggagaccATGCCCCTCAGTCCGACCTCCATggcctcctccagcagcacgtCCCCATCTCGGAGCAAGGATGCGCCCACG GTGGAGAAGGCAGGGACGCCCAGCCTGAAGTCCAGCACCCCCACCTCCCAGGGTGACACCCTCCCAggctccagcagtgcccagcagttTCGCCCCGCTGCTGCCAAGGTCCCCGTGGACCCCCTGG CCCTGGGCCTGAGGAATCCGCTGGGAGTACAGAGCCCCTACTCGGCCGCCTTTGGCTTGGCCCACCCTGCGGTCAACGGGGACGTGGCCGGGACTGGTGCCTATGCCAGCCTCCACCTCATGTCCCCGCAGCTCAACGGGGCTGCGGCCGCCGTGGGAGCCAGCGGTTACGGGCGCTCACCCCTG GTGGGCTACGACCCGCACCCCCACATGCGCGTCCCAGGGCTGGTGACCGGCATGCAAGTGGGAACCTCGGGGAAGCC cGCCTACTCCTTCCACGTCAGCGCCGACGGGCAGATGCAGCCGGTGCCTTTCCCCCCCGACGCCCTCATCGGCTCCGGCATCCCCCGGCACGCGCGGCAGCTGCACACCCTGACCCACGGCGAGGTGGTCTGTGCTGTCACCATCAGCAACTCCACACGACATGTCTACACCGGGGGCAAGGGCTGTGTCAAGGTGTGGGACGTGGGGCAGCCGGGCACCAAGACGGCCGTGGCTCAGCTGGACTGcctg AACCGTGACAACTACATCCGTTCCTGCAAGCTGCTCCCCGACGGCCGCAGCCTGATCGTGGGGGGGGAGGCCAGCACCCTGTCCATCTGGGACCTGGCGGCCCCCACGCCCCGCATCAAGGCTGAGCTCACCTCCTCTGCCCCTGCCTGCTACGCCCTGGCCATCAGCCCTGATGCCAAAGTttgcttctcctgctgcagcgACGGCAACATCGTGGTGTGGGACCTTCAGAACCAGACACTGGTCAG GCAGTTTCAAGGCCACACGGATGGTGCCAGCTGCATTGACATCTCCAACGATGGCACCAAGCTGTGGACAGGAGGGCTGGACAACACCGTGCGTTGCTGGGACCTGCGGGAGGggcggcagctgcagcagcacgaCTTCAGCTCCCAG ATCTTCTCCCTGGGCTACTGCCCCATGGGAGAGTGGCTGGCGGTGGGGATGGAGAGCAGCAACGTGGAGATCCTGCACGTCACCAAACCTGACAAGTACCAGCTGCACCTCCACGAGAGCTGTGTCCTCTCTCTCAAATTCGCCTCCTGCG GGAAGTGGTTCGTGAGCACGGGGAAGGACAACCTGCTCAATGCCTGGCGAACGCCCTACGGAGCCAGCATCTTCCAG TCGAAGGAAACCTCCTCCGTCCTCAGTTGTGACATCTCCACTGACGACCAGTTCATCGTGACTGGCTCAGGGGACAAGAAAGCGACAGTTTACGAGATCATTTACTGA
- the LOC134054440 gene encoding transducin-like enhancer protein 1 isoform X2 → MFPQNRPPAHLQAPSAASGATVAASAIPSTPQSLKLTYPETLDRIKEEFQFLQNQYHSLKLECEKLATEKTEIQRHYVMYYEMSYGLNIEMHKQTEIAKRLNVICAQLIPFLSQEHQQQVVQAVERAKQHQLQTQHLSHHAPPIPLTPHPSGMQPTGLAGISSASGLLALSGALGAQAQLLAKDDRGVHDTEPRATDRDPGPSSLALSNGERARAIAEYLSSSKKRKVEEKDFVTDYGSDADKSEDNLVVDEDPSSPHSVHSYSSRENGVEKVPLGRKETMPLSPTSMASSSSTSPSRSKDAPTVEKAGTPSLKSSTPTSQGDTLPGSSSAQQFRPAAAKVPVDPLALGLRNPLGVQSPYSAAFGLAHPAVNGDVAGTGAYASLHLMSPQLNGAAAAVGASGYGRSPLVGYDPHPHMRVPGLVTGMQVGTSGKPAYSFHVSADGQMQPVPFPPDALIGSGIPRHARQLHTLTHGEVVCAVTISNSTRHVYTGGKGCVKVWDVGQPGTKTAVAQLDCLNRDNYIRSCKLLPDGRSLIVGGEASTLSIWDLAAPTPRIKAELTSSAPACYALAISPDAKVCFSCCSDGNIVVWDLQNQTLVRQFQGHTDGASCIDISNDGTKLWTGGLDNTVRCWDLREGRQLQQHDFSSQIFSLGYCPMGEWLAVGMESSNVEILHVTKPDKYQLHLHESCVLSLKFASCGKWFVSTGKDNLLNAWRTPYGASIFQSKETSSVLSCDISTDDQFIVTGSGDKKATVYEIIY, encoded by the exons GCCCATCTCCAGGCaccctctgctgcctcaggagccaCTGTTGCTGCCAGTGccatccccagcaccccccagTCCCTCAAGCTGACTTACCCAGAGACCTTGGATCGCATCAAGGAGGAATTCCAGTTCCTGCAGAACCAATACCACag cttGAAGTTAGAATGTGAAAAGCTGGcaacagaaaaaacagaaatccagCGTCATTATGTCATG TACTACGAGATGTCCTATGGCCTGAATATCGAGATGCATAAACAG ACGGAGATCGCCAAGCGGCTCAACGTGATCTGCGCCCAGCTCATCCCGTTCCTGTCTCAGGAG caccagcagcaggtgGTCCAGGCCGTGGAGCGAGCGAAGCAG caccagctccagacCCAGCACCTCTCGCACCATGCTCCCCCCATCCCGCTGACCCCCCACCCCTCTGGAATGCAGCCCACTGGCCTCGCTGGAATCAGCAGTGCCTCAGGGCTGCTGGCACTCTCAGGGGCACTGGGGGCCCAGGCCCAGCTCCTTGCCAAGGATGACCGAGGAGTCCATGACACGGAGCCTAGGG CAACAGACCGAGACCCTGGCCCC AGTTCCCTGGCACTGTCAAATGGGGAGCGTGCACGAGCCATCGCTGAGtacctgagcagcagcaagaagaGGAAGGTGGAAGAGAAGGACTTTGTTACAGACTAT GGCAGTGATGCAGACAAAAGTGAAGACAACTTGGTGGTGGATGAG GacccctcttcccctcacagCGTCCACTCCTACTCGTCCCGGGAGAACGGGGTGGAGAAGGTCCcgctgggaaggaaggagaccATGCCCCTCAGTCCGACCTCCATggcctcctccagcagcacgtCCCCATCTCGGAGCAAGGATGCGCCCACG GTGGAGAAGGCAGGGACGCCCAGCCTGAAGTCCAGCACCCCCACCTCCCAGGGTGACACCCTCCCAggctccagcagtgcccagcagttTCGCCCCGCTGCTGCCAAGGTCCCCGTGGACCCCCTGG CCCTGGGCCTGAGGAATCCGCTGGGAGTACAGAGCCCCTACTCGGCCGCCTTTGGCTTGGCCCACCCTGCGGTCAACGGGGACGTGGCCGGGACTGGTGCCTATGCCAGCCTCCACCTCATGTCCCCGCAGCTCAACGGGGCTGCGGCCGCCGTGGGAGCCAGCGGTTACGGGCGCTCACCCCTG GTGGGCTACGACCCGCACCCCCACATGCGCGTCCCAGGGCTGGTGACCGGCATGCAAGTGGGAACCTCGGGGAAGCC cGCCTACTCCTTCCACGTCAGCGCCGACGGGCAGATGCAGCCGGTGCCTTTCCCCCCCGACGCCCTCATCGGCTCCGGCATCCCCCGGCACGCGCGGCAGCTGCACACCCTGACCCACGGCGAGGTGGTCTGTGCTGTCACCATCAGCAACTCCACACGACATGTCTACACCGGGGGCAAGGGCTGTGTCAAGGTGTGGGACGTGGGGCAGCCGGGCACCAAGACGGCCGTGGCTCAGCTGGACTGcctg AACCGTGACAACTACATCCGTTCCTGCAAGCTGCTCCCCGACGGCCGCAGCCTGATCGTGGGGGGGGAGGCCAGCACCCTGTCCATCTGGGACCTGGCGGCCCCCACGCCCCGCATCAAGGCTGAGCTCACCTCCTCTGCCCCTGCCTGCTACGCCCTGGCCATCAGCCCTGATGCCAAAGTttgcttctcctgctgcagcgACGGCAACATCGTGGTGTGGGACCTTCAGAACCAGACACTGGTCAG GCAGTTTCAAGGCCACACGGATGGTGCCAGCTGCATTGACATCTCCAACGATGGCACCAAGCTGTGGACAGGAGGGCTGGACAACACCGTGCGTTGCTGGGACCTGCGGGAGGggcggcagctgcagcagcacgaCTTCAGCTCCCAG ATCTTCTCCCTGGGCTACTGCCCCATGGGAGAGTGGCTGGCGGTGGGGATGGAGAGCAGCAACGTGGAGATCCTGCACGTCACCAAACCTGACAAGTACCAGCTGCACCTCCACGAGAGCTGTGTCCTCTCTCTCAAATTCGCCTCCTGCG GGAAGTGGTTCGTGAGCACGGGGAAGGACAACCTGCTCAATGCCTGGCGAACGCCCTACGGAGCCAGCATCTTCCAG TCGAAGGAAACCTCCTCCGTCCTCAGTTGTGACATCTCCACTGACGACCAGTTCATCGTGACTGGCTCAGGGGACAAGAAAGCGACAGTTTACGAGATCATTTACTGA